A genomic window from Silene latifolia isolate original U9 population chromosome Y, ASM4854445v1, whole genome shotgun sequence includes:
- the LOC141632047 gene encoding uncharacterized protein LOC141632047: protein MRQQVRASIPPRDIKNGLHQRTPDKPQPTSAQINSEANKVRREIRGIWNTAQQMLALAVAAKYVEWHKSVPETKELSHVFISHPEAVKLFRAYPHMVLIDSTYKTNVYKIALVEVVGVTLFGSSFLIAVVLLPSESENDYGWMLMRLGKLLSSTGSSISAFFTDRELGLIAALESLYPSTPHLLCRWHINRAMEKQAVSIKNLMWYKDIIMHSPESGWYRVINASTIDEFRSAWESFSVKWEELAIYVINTWGKSRKKFVNCYTNQYLHLGNTTISRVESSHSILKAWLKSANLNLDTMWSRIHSMFVAQHSKIRYELEVSRSRPRNGDRVLSLLQGNVAINAIKIMEEEIKREIKLGNVLEDHCGCVLRVTHGLPCACTLIHLQRTGKRVHLEDVLAYWRTLEYDNVQTTPKTDNDELEELIAEARASDPAKKRVIIEKMRDGIHPEDEEILPPPVRENPKGRPRDSTTRNKSGFEHAKRKAAKVSTPATTFVQHAVGYFDQGPVGAPLESGYTKGLLSTWTKKYAVPKDVWDFFGGWVDVGNDGHCGYRVVSHVARGRESDHLVMRDWCIGEIKAYEV from the coding sequence ATGAGACAACAAGTCCGGGCATCCATTCCCCCGAGAGATATTAAAAATGGTCTTCATCAAAGAACCCCCGATAAACCCCAACCTACAAGCGCCCAAATTAATAGCGAGGCAAACAAGGTTCGGCGTGAAATTAGAGGAATATGGAATACCGCTCAACAAATGTTGGCTCTAGCTGTTGCTGCTAAGTATGTGGAATGGCACAAATCAGTTCCCGAGACAAAGGAGCTCAGTCATGTTTTTATATCTCATCCGGAAGCCGTTAAACTCTTCCGTGCTTATCCACATATGGTTCTTATTGACTCGACATACAAGACTAATGTTTACAAAATTGCTCTTGTTGAGGTTGTTGGTGTAACACTGTTTGGGTCTTCCTTTTTAATTGCCGTGGTGCTCCTTCCGTCAGAGTCGGAAAACGATTATGGGTGGATGTTGATGAGATTAGGTAAGCTACTCAGTTCTACGGGTTCATCTATTTCTGCCTTTTTCACTGATCGGGAGTTGGGTTTGATCGCCGCTCTTGAGTCCCTTTATCCAAGCACTCCTCACCTTTTGTGTCGTTGGCACATTAACCGTGCTATGGAGAAACAAGCAGTCTCAATAAAGAATTTGATGTGGTACAAAGATATCATAATGCATAGTCCAGAAAGCGGTTGGTACCGCGTGATCAATGCATCCACCATTGATGAGTTTAGGAGCGCTTGGGAATCTTTTAGTGTAAAGTGGGAAGAGTTGGCGATTTATGTGATCAATACATGGGGTAAATCCAGGAAGAAGTTCGTGAACTGCTATACAAACCAATACTTACATCTTGGAAACACGACCATTTCACGAGTAGAGTCCTCCCATTCAATTTTAAAAGCTTGGTTGAAGAGTGCTAACCTAAACCTTGACACTATGTGGTCCCGTATTCATTCCATGTTTGTAGCGCAACACTCGAAGATTAGATATGAGCTAGAGGTTTCGAGGAGTAGGCCGCGAAATGGAGATCGTGTATTATCATTGTTGCAAGGAAATGTGGCTATCAATGCCATTAAGATAATGGAAGAAGAGATTAAGAGAGAGATAAAGCTCGGGAATGTGTTGGAAGACCATTGTGGATGTGTGCTAAGGGTTACTCATGGGTTACCTTGTGCTTGTACATTGATCCATTTGCAAAGAACGGGTAAGAGGGTCCATCTTGAAGATGTTCTCGCTTATTGGAGGACCTTGGAGTACGACAATGTCCAAACGACACCCAAGACCGATAATGATGAGTTGGAGGAGCTTATTGCGGAAGCTAGAGCTAGTGACCCGGCTAAGAAACGGGTAATCATTGAGAAAATGCGAGATGGTATTCACCCGGAAGACGAGGAAATTTTACCACCTCCTGTTAGAGAAAATCCCAAAGGGAGACCGAGGGATTCTACTACTCGGAACAAGTCGGGATTTGAGCATGCAAAGAGGAAGGCTGCAAAAGTTTCTACTCCTGCGACGACATTTGTTCAACATGCGGTGGGTTATTTTGATCAAGGACCGGTTGGTGCACCGTTGGAGTCCGGCTACACTAAGGGACTTTTGTCAACTTGGACTAAAAAATATGCGGTCCCTAAAGATGTATGGGATTTCTTTGGTGGTTGGGTAGATGTCGGTAATGATGGTCATTGTGGTTATCGGGTAGTTTCGCATGTTGCGCGGGGTCGGGAAAGTGACCATTTAGTCATGAGAGACTGGTGTATTGGGGAGATTAAGGCATACGAGGTCTAG